One segment of Brassica napus cultivar Da-Ae chromosome C3, Da-Ae, whole genome shotgun sequence DNA contains the following:
- the LOC106361101 gene encoding uncharacterized protein LOC106361101, whose product MARGGGEYNGGGGVLLSYKRITLLVCLINILIALFVLRFLYASSLHIFPNHDNGVKNTADEIRRMEESVRIRRSKEPVELVRLVKKMKHDVAIAESSVELSPYVKGKLIDEILELLRRVEEKSNVTLLREAVETWRIDKLKEAKELIQEQNGVNSTVILEEAGMLVRALELEWDVLSEEIGFWLPAEVNNEVHDDKPEGEEEPEEILAGRPVPAVCNAELHTDYGGAAVRWGLTHHKESAADCCQACLDQAKHAKPGEMRCNIWVYCPSEFGCYSPDIYQHKHQECWLKYAEQPKENFKDRYSESYRKNHPKAPTIVPWVSGVVTPSA is encoded by the exons ATGGCGAGGGGAGGAGGAGAATACAACGGAGGAGGCGGAGTTCTTCTCTCCTACAAAAGAATCACTCTACTCGTTTGCCTTATCAACATCCTCATCGCTCTCTTTGTTCTTCGCTTTCTCTACGCTTCTTCTCTCCACATCTTTCCCAATCACGACAATG gGGTTAAGAACACAGCAGATGAGATTAGGAGAATGGAGGAATCGGTTCGGATTCGAAGATCTAAAGAACCTGTTGAGCTTGTTAGATTG gtgaagaagatgaaacatgATGTGGCCATTGCAGAATCAAGTGTTGAGTTGTCTCCTTATGTAAAAGGCAAACTAATTGATGAGATCTTGGAGCTTTTGAGAAGGGTAGAGGAGAAGTCTAATGTAACCCTGCTCAGAG AAGCTGTAGAAACGTGGCGCATTGATAAGTTGAAGGAAGCTAAAGAGCTAATTCAAGAACAAAATGGAGTAAACTCCACCGTGATACTGGAGGAAGCAG GGATGCTTGTAAGAGCTTTGGAGTTGGAGTGGGATGTGCTGTCGGAAGAGATTGGGTTTTGGTTACCTGCTGAGGTTAACAATGAAGTGCACGATGATAAACCTGAAGGAGAGGAAGAGCCTG AGGAGATATTAGCAGGAAGACCAGTGCCTGCTGTATGTAACGCAGAGCTTCACACAGATTATGGTGGAGCTGCAGTGAGATGGGGACTTACACACCACAAAGAGAGTGCAGCTGATTGTTGCCAAGCTTGCTTAGACCAGGCAAAGCACGCGAAACCTGGGGAAATGAGATGCAACATTTGGGTTTATTGCCCATCTGAGTTTGGTTGCTATTCTCCAGATATTTATCAGCATAAACACCAGGAATGTTGGCTTAAATAC GCAGAGCAGCCAAAAGAGAATTTTAAAGACAGATATTCAGAGTCATACAGAAAAAACCACCCAAAAGCGCCTACTATTGTTCCATGGGTTTCAGGTGTTGTAACTCCTTCAGCATAA
- the LOC106359783 gene encoding non-specific lipid-transfer protein 11, which translates to MGNITKNQTMLLLVFTLLMVIAYHEGEAIQCSQITMYLAPCLSYVKGGGNPPPPCCAGLNNLKASAPGKPDKQAACQCLKNVANAISGFNDDNAKQLPAKCGVSVGVPFSKSVDCNSIN; encoded by the exons ATGGGGAACATTACTAAAAACCAGACCATGTTACTGCTTGTTTTTACACTTTTAATGGTAATTGCGTACCATGAGGGAGAAGCCATACAATGTTCACAGATAACCATGTACTTAGCACCATGTTTGTCCTATGTAAAAGGTGGAGGAAACCCGCCTCCTCCGTGTTGCGCCGGGCTTAATAATCTAAAAGCCTCTGCGCCGGGGAAACCAGATAAACAAGCAGCTTGTCAATGCTTGAAGAATGTAGCTAATGCCATTTCCGGATTCAACGATGACAATGCCAAACAACTCCCTGCCAAATGTGGCGTTAGTGTGGGGGTCCCTTTCTCTAAGAGCGTGGACTGTAACAG CATAAACTGA